One Janthinobacterium sp. TB1-E2 genomic region harbors:
- the cydB gene encoding cytochrome d ubiquinol oxidase subunit II, with amino-acid sequence MILHEMISYETLRLIWWLLIGILLVGFAITDGFDLGTGILLPFAGKTDLERRVIINSIGPVWEGNQVWLILGGGAIFAAWPQLYAVSFSGFYLAMFVILVALIVRPVAFKFRSKREDPRWRARWDAALFVGGFVPALICGVAIGNVLQGVPFRFSPDMHIFYDGSFFALLNPFALLCGLVSVAMLVMHGATWLQVKTDGAVAERSRRYGSVAAIATVVLYALAGVALWLWVDGYRITSAVVVDGPSNPMLKTAQVQVGAWFLNFATHPWTWIAPALGLLGPLLAFALLRARREVPALLASAASIAGIILSVGAAMFPFILPSSIDPRASLTVWDSSSSHMTLFIMLVVTAVFIPLIVAYTTWVYKVLWGKVDGKAIEDETGHAY; translated from the coding sequence ATGATTTTGCATGAAATGATTTCGTATGAAACCCTGCGCCTGATATGGTGGCTGCTGATCGGCATCTTGCTGGTGGGCTTTGCCATCACGGACGGCTTCGACCTGGGCACGGGCATCTTGCTGCCGTTCGCCGGCAAGACGGACCTCGAGCGCAGAGTCATCATCAACAGTATCGGCCCCGTGTGGGAAGGCAACCAAGTATGGCTGATCCTCGGCGGCGGCGCCATCTTTGCCGCCTGGCCGCAACTGTACGCCGTCTCGTTCTCGGGCTTTTATTTGGCCATGTTTGTCATCCTCGTGGCGCTGATCGTGCGTCCCGTGGCGTTCAAGTTCCGCAGCAAGCGCGAAGATCCGCGCTGGCGCGCCCGCTGGGATGCGGCCCTGTTCGTGGGCGGCTTCGTGCCGGCCCTGATCTGCGGCGTGGCGATTGGCAACGTGCTGCAAGGCGTGCCGTTCCGTTTTTCGCCGGACATGCACATCTTCTATGACGGCAGTTTCTTTGCGCTGCTCAACCCGTTCGCGCTGCTATGCGGCCTCGTCTCGGTGGCCATGCTGGTGATGCACGGCGCCACCTGGCTGCAAGTGAAAACGGACGGTGCCGTGGCTGAACGCTCGCGCCGCTACGGCAGCGTGGCGGCGATCGCCACCGTCGTGCTGTATGCGCTGGCCGGCGTGGCCCTGTGGCTGTGGGTCGATGGCTACCGCATCACCAGCGCCGTCGTCGTCGACGGTCCATCGAACCCGATGCTGAAAACGGCGCAAGTGCAGGTGGGTGCCTGGTTCCTCAACTTTGCCACCCATCCGTGGACCTGGATCGCCCCTGCGCTGGGCTTGCTTGGGCCCTTGCTGGCGTTCGCCTTGCTGCGCGCGCGCCGCGAAGTGCCCGCCTTGCTGGCCAGCGCGGCCAGCATCGCCGGCATCATCCTCAGCGTGGGTGCGGCCATGTTCCCGTTTATCCTGCCATCGTCGATCGACCCGCGCGCCAGCCTGACGGTGTGGGATTCCTCGTCCAGCCACATGACCCTGTTCATCATGCTGGTCGTCACGGCCGTCTTCATTCCCCTCATCGTGGCGTACACGACGTGGGTGTATAAAGTGCTGTGGGGTAAGGTTGACGGCAAAGCCATCGAAGACGAAACCGGTCACGCCTACTAA
- the cydX gene encoding cytochrome bd-I oxidase subunit CydX — protein MWYFAWILGLPLAATFAVLNAMWYEIADGDTTPEQYRD, from the coding sequence ATGTGGTATTTCGCCTGGATACTGGGTCTGCCGCTGGCGGCGACCTTCGCCGTACTCAATGCGATGTGGTATGAAATCGCCGATGGCGACACGACGCCCGAGCAGTACCGCGACTAG
- a CDS encoding DUF1294 domain-containing protein gives MSYLVILFFVVLYLLATFFFHIPVLIALVYGVLSLSCFVAYAIDKSAAKEGRWRTSERTLLLLGLLCGWPGAVLAQQWLRHKSSKRSFRVLFWITVAINIGAFVYFSMHYAAPDIGTEVAPIEL, from the coding sequence ATGTCCTATCTTGTCATCCTGTTCTTTGTCGTTCTGTATTTGCTGGCCACGTTCTTTTTCCACATCCCCGTCTTGATCGCCCTCGTGTATGGCGTGCTGAGCCTGAGCTGCTTTGTTGCCTATGCGATCGACAAGTCGGCCGCCAAGGAAGGCCGCTGGCGCACGTCGGAGCGCACCTTGCTGCTGCTGGGATTGTTGTGCGGCTGGCCCGGCGCCGTACTGGCCCAGCAATGGCTGCGCCACAAGTCCAGCAAGCGCTCATTCCGCGTGCTGTTCTGGATCACGGTCGCCATCAATATCGGCGCTTTCGTGTATTTCAGCATGCATTACGCGGCGCCCGATATCGGCACCGAAGTGGCGCCCATCGAGCTGTAA
- a CDS encoding methylated-DNA--[protein]-cysteine S-methyltransferase, whose protein sequence is MEYDCIVVPSPVGELTLVARGEALTAILWENDKPNRVRLGAMRVDDGCAVLQETARQLAEYFTGTRQQFDVPLDFAGTPFQQEVWRALLTIPYGQTRSYGEIARQIGRPAAVRAVGAANGKNPISIIAPCHRVIGATGELTGFAGGLHAKETLLALEGITLSSDREALKTGHARRRAVQIDTAQGCLF, encoded by the coding sequence ATGGAATACGACTGCATCGTGGTGCCTTCGCCCGTGGGCGAGCTGACCCTGGTGGCGCGCGGGGAAGCCCTGACCGCCATCCTGTGGGAAAACGACAAGCCGAACCGCGTGCGTCTGGGCGCCATGCGCGTCGATGACGGTTGCGCCGTGCTGCAGGAAACGGCGCGCCAGCTGGCTGAATATTTCACCGGCACGCGCCAGCAATTCGACGTGCCGCTCGACTTTGCCGGCACGCCATTCCAGCAGGAAGTGTGGCGCGCGCTGCTGACGATACCGTACGGCCAGACGCGCAGCTATGGCGAGATCGCGCGCCAGATCGGCCGCCCCGCCGCCGTACGCGCCGTGGGTGCCGCCAATGGCAAGAATCCCATTTCCATCATCGCCCCCTGCCACCGTGTCATCGGCGCCACGGGCGAGTTGACGGGCTTTGCGGGCGGCTTGCATGCCAAGGAAACCTTGTTGGCGCTGGAAGGCATCACCCTGTCCAGCGACCGCGAAGCGCTGAAGACGGGCCATGCCCGGCGTCGCGCTGTTCAAATAGATACGGCGCAAGGCTGTCTGTTTTAG
- a CDS encoding nucleotidyltransferase domain-containing protein, giving the protein MTTIPTYDDIRAIALRLVHERYPSAVAAIIGGSFATGRQTTTSDIDLLLLFDHVDCAWRDTLVAEGRTVELFGHDMATFTYFCKEMDAPGGKVPLAMMVVEGENIVAAGDAYARLHALAHAIETAGPPVLDVENLQRRRYAITTALEDLVDSTHPGEALAVACQLYEALSDLHLRAAGEWSGGGKHLFRRLQTFDAAIAAQLDGALRLVASDLPAGQRAFEQVAAAVLAPVGGPLLEGFTLPAPAHWRA; this is encoded by the coding sequence TTGACGACGATCCCCACTTATGACGATATCCGCGCGATTGCCCTGCGGTTGGTGCACGAACGCTATCCCTCGGCCGTGGCGGCCATCATCGGCGGCTCGTTCGCCACGGGCCGGCAAACGACCACTTCCGATATCGACTTGCTGCTGCTGTTCGACCACGTCGACTGCGCCTGGCGCGACACCCTCGTCGCCGAAGGGCGCACGGTGGAACTGTTCGGGCACGACATGGCCACGTTTACGTATTTTTGCAAGGAAATGGATGCGCCCGGCGGCAAGGTGCCGCTGGCGATGATGGTGGTCGAAGGGGAAAACATTGTCGCTGCCGGCGACGCCTACGCCCGGCTGCATGCGCTGGCGCACGCCATCGAGACGGCGGGACCGCCCGTGCTCGACGTGGAAAACCTGCAGCGCCGCCGCTATGCCATCACCACCGCGCTGGAAGACCTGGTCGACAGCACGCATCCGGGCGAGGCGCTGGCCGTCGCTTGCCAGCTGTACGAAGCGCTGTCCGACCTGCACTTGCGCGCGGCCGGCGAATGGAGCGGCGGCGGCAAGCATTTGTTCCGGCGCCTGCAGACATTTGACGCCGCCATCGCCGCGCAGCTCGACGGTGCGCTGCGCCTGGTTGCCAGCGACTTGCCGGCCGGCCAGCGCGCCTTCGAGCAAGTCGCCGCCGCCGTGCTGGCGCCCGTGGGCGGTCCCTTGCTGGAAGGATTTACCCTGCCGGCGCCCGCGCACTGGCGTGCTTAA